A single Amphiprion ocellaris isolate individual 3 ecotype Okinawa chromosome 1, ASM2253959v1, whole genome shotgun sequence DNA region contains:
- the plekhg4 gene encoding rho guanine nucleotide exchange factor 40, producing MEDSESLDRCIQTALAFLYPPFQVTSPTVLCQVLSVVEHCYRGDGLRYLIHFLLPAKNFLQNLQQDACVQYCGLLFRHEGWPLCVHEKIVVQLCPLDQRLLRPGDFYLLVSPAVAPPPPRSHGASYGGGASEPRLLLCSWAGRHVEQQEVSQLALRSLFSMAWLDSVNRDRERRGAPRLERLLLAAHGDVFRVPWEDLVYPQFISRPRPPREDQDGLMNSSRLSSGQDGKLLPLTKTDQSAASSDGEDSEGEYVELMDLPRFSPQKGSLTQSISLQHRARTTTHTPTHATTTHTPGTTTHTPTHATTTHTPGTTTRTPTHATTTHTPGTTTHTPTHATTTHTPGTTTRTPTHATTTHTPGTTTHTPGTTTHTPTHTTTTHTPGTTTHTPTHATTTHTPGTTTRTPTHATTTHTPGTTTRTPTHATTTHTPGTTTHTPTHATTTHTPGTTTHTPTHATTTHTPGTTTRTPTHATTTHTPGTTTHTPTHATTTHTPGTTTRTPTHATTTHTPGTTTHTPTHATTTHTPGTTTHTPTHATTTHTPGTTTRTPTHATTTHTPGTTTHTPTHATTTHTPGTTTRTPTHATTTHTPGTTTHTPGTTTHTPTHTTTTHTPGTTTHTPTHATTIHTPGTTTRTPTHATTTHTPGTTTRTPTHATTTHTPGTTTHTPTHATTTHTPGTTTHTPTHATTTHTPGTTTHTPTHATTTHTPGTTTRTPTHATTTHTPGTTTRTPTHATTTHTPGTTTHTPGTTTRTPTHATTTHTPGTTTHTPTHATTTHTPGTTTHTPGTTTHTPGTTTHTPTHTTTTHTPGTTTHTPTHTTTTHTPGTTTRTPTHTTTTQTPGTHTPAHTSETHTPGTTTHTPAHSITTHTPGTTTHTPHTTNAHSAAMTHTSGTTHFCQPGVEVDSRLSEQDQDQDQDQDFCGAVVLRPVSCQQEPIAGTEPGQNQNPEPETRTEQREQEETEGKNEVVESEGEEEVQEEEQCRRSQDEEEESEDEGAEQVELEEEVQVLIMQQSLERKEEVMEEERGGGERGERQAHIEKDCFTENNTKHKHAEDPLSGNNTTDTHLEHSEESSLHHTVSEESSVPPPLPEESTSPPCVSSPTVDEPDHHDSGLEDVEEKKQEVAAGEAAELHTEALISGPPLAGSSPTEPQQPAAPTVPVQSSQSSQPSKLSQSLQSSQSSQPSQSSQPSKLSQSSQPSQSSQSRFYSVLLRSGAVCLPGSMDRAGRALLTVSTCSSMWSDPDCDSAELLRLLLYYTSTLRKQTRASGLTVLMDARRAAPAAAMFSALRLLQEDSPASIHSVFILANKDSAVRLDKPAATQVEVLTSLKSLQKHVELHQLPAQFGGSLSFSQSSWISFRSRVEQLTSQCEDVINLLQKTINILQATALPATVQDAELLLSRYRSVMCSILEDGRLVQLQQEGGASLLRLRREEGGVSRTEEQRAAVEAVTSLYDQVDELLHHLVTLSNSRTQEIAFIRDFWSLEQGFSQVRSWLQDVGEVRLKALDEPEDSLELLIRKQQDFREFYTTAYDQCKRGEDLLSGVDQWEVPSADLQVYEVQVHSFWAQLQDFSQRVNSTRQNIERAVQLFRFLDQAYGWALEGMRHLAGISMEDCTLPDKCQAVIGCLEGYHRQHPPIPDGRFQEMKAAAGELRGERGLRQWSFAWSKCQETKKMFDRKMEAALRTRDSAQCRRSDSALSWSSASSRKSLSGLWGVLETSSSSSCTPKEDTDSSSPHRSSASLLPVSSTPCSSASTLPLTSSPRSSASPPTPQHTPLLQRLFRSSSSSEESSERVEVCSSSLPRLASSSSILSSCRRQQLRKTQSFDCPSTPSTPEAPRYGPCPRALSEPVRRGNTGVFIRGLEVSSTEAADHTLCPRTAAHGWAGTGPRSPGTPGTPRTPGSPADPRPRGSKLRHIVEEMVTTERDYVRSLRYIIHHYFPEMDRTDLPQDLRGKRSVVFGNLEKLLDFHSQFFLRELEACWKHPLRVPHCFLRHQEQFSLYALYSKNKPKSDALLAHHGLSFFRRKQLELGDKMDLSSYLLKPIQRMSKYALLLSDLMKEVGVAQEAELIALQAATNMVKFQLRHGNDLLAMDAIQDCDVNLKEQGQLIRQDEFTVCSGRRKCQRHIFLFEELVLFSKPKKMEGGLDVFIYKHSFKTADVGLTESTGDSGLRFEIWFRRRTSKNQTFILQASSADVKLAWTSDIARILWTQATRNKEMRLKEMVSMGVGNKPFLDIQPSDAAISDRAVHYIMKSRGARTRASIAVSVFDHSNPFKRGAVTSDSAAPGPSSSSLLGPLNLHMYSQTLPSPPAAQSSFNASCIEEDEQEHETSSQPSMTTESSGSSSRCLSGSTGSDSGCVSSHLQEALQEEPRPHSQNSASCSSSSKQRISNQYLSSVSTSLKAAAVISPATVV from the exons GACTCTGAGTCTTTGGACCGCTGTATCCAGACGGCGCTGGCTTTCCTCTACCCGCCCTTCCAGGTTACATCTCCGACTGTCCTCTGTCAGGTCCTCAGTGTGGTGGAGCACTGTTACCGTGGAGACGGCCTCCGCTACCTCATCCACTTCCTGCTGCCTGCAAAGAAtttcctgcagaacctccagcAGGACGCCTGT GTCCAGTACTGTGGTCTGCTGTTTCGTCATGAAGGTTGGCCCCTGTGTGTCCATGAGAAGATAGTGGTCCAGCTCTGTCCTCTGGACCAGCGCCTCCTCCGTCCAGGTGACTTCTACCTGCTGGTGTCTCCTGCCGTAGCCCCGCCTCCTCCTCGTTCCCACGGCGCCTCCTACGGGGGCGGAGCCTCGGAGCCCCGCCTGCTCCTGTGCAGTTGGGCCGGCCGTCATGTGGAGCAGCAGGAGGTGTCGCAGTTAGCGCTGCGCTCGCTCTTCAGCATGGCCTGGCTGGACTCGGTCAACAGGGACAGGGAGCGGCGAGGAGCTCCTCGGCTGGAGCGCCTCCTTCTGGCCGCCCACGGAGACGTCTTCAGGGTCCCCTGGGAGGACCTGGTCTACCCACAATTCATCAGCCGGCCCCGCCCCCCCAGGGAGGACCAGGACGGTTTAATGAATTCCTCACGCCTGTCCTCAGGTCAGGACGGGAAGCTCCTCCCTCTAACCAagactgaccaatcagcagccagCAGCGATGGAGAGGACTCTGAGGGGGAATATGTGGAGCTGATGGACCTGCCCCGCTTCTCCCCTCAGAAAGGATCCCTGACCCAGTCCATCAGCCTGCAGCACCGGGCCAgaaccaccacacacacacctacacacgctacaacaacacacacacctggaacaacaacacacacacctacacacgctacaacaacacacacacctggaacaaCAACACGCACACCTACACACgctacaacaacacacacacctggaacaacaacacacacacctacacatgctacaacaacacacacacctggaacaaCAACACGCACACCTACACACgctacaacaacacacacacctggaacaacaacacacacacctggaacaacaacacacacacctacacacactacaacaacacacacacctggaacaacaacacacacacctacacacgctacaacaacacacacacctggaacaaCAACACGCACACCTACACACgctacaacaacacacacacctggaacaaCAACTCGCACACCTACACACgctacaacaacacacacacctggaacaacaacacacacacctacacacgctacaacaacacacacacctggaacaacaacacacacacctacacacgctacaacaacacacacacctggaacaaCAACACGCACACCTACACACgctacaacaacacacacacctggaacaacaacacacacacctacacacgctacaacaacacacacacctggaacaaCAACACGCACACCTACACACgctacaacaacacacacacctggaacaacaacacacacacctacacacgctacaacaacacacacacctggaacaacaacacacacacctacacatgctacaacaacacacacacctggaacaaCAACACGCACACCTACACACgctacaacaacacacacacctggaacaacaacacacacacctacacatgctacaacaacacacacacctggaacaaCAACACGCACACCTACACACgctacaacaacacacacacctggaacaacaacacacacacctggaacaacaacacacacacctacacacactacaacaacacacacacctggaacaacaacacacacacctacacacgcTACAACAATACACACACCTGGAACAACAACACGCACACCTACACACgctacaacaacacacacacctggaacaaCAACTCGCACACCTACACACgctacaacaacacacacacctggaacaacaacacacacacctacacacgctacaacaacacacacacctggaacaacaacacacacacctacacacgctacaacaacacacacacctggaacaacaacacacacacctacacacgctacaacaacacacacacctggaacaaCAACTCGCACACCTACACACgctacaacaacacacacacctggaacaaCAACACGCACACCTACACACgctacaacaacacacacacctggaacaacaacacacacacctggaacaaCAACACGCACACCTACACACgctacaacaacacacacacctggaacaacaacacacacacctacacacgctacaacaacacacacacctggaacaacaacacacacacctggaacaacaacacacacacctggaacaacaacacacacacctacacacactacaacaacacacacacctggaacaacaacacacacacctacacacactacaacaacacacacacctggaacaacaacacgcacacctacacacactacaacaacacaaacacctgggacacacacacctgcacacacatctgaaacacacacacctggaacaacaacacacacacctgcacacagtataactacacacacacctggaacaaCAACACATACACCTCACACCACAAATGCACACTCTGCTGCTATGACACACACCAGTGGAACCACACACTTCTGTCAGCCCGGTGTGGAGGTGGACTCCAGGCTCTCAGagcaggaccaggaccaggaccaggaccaggacttcTGTGGAGCAGTTGTCCTCAGACCAGTTTCCTGTCAGCAGGAACCTATAGCAGGTACAGAACCaggccagaaccagaacccagAACCTGAAACcagaacagaacagagagagcaggaggagaCAGAAGGAAAGAATGAAGTTGTAGAGtcagaaggagaagaggaggtgcaggaggaggagcagtgTAGGAGGAGccaggatgaagaggaggagtcAGAGGATGAAGGTGCCGAGCAGGTGGAGCTAGAAGAGGAGGTTCAGGTTCTAATCATGCAGCAGAGtctggagagaaaagaggaggtgatggaagaagagagaggaggaggagaaagaggagaaagacaaGCACATATAGAAAAAGACTGTTTtactgaaaataacacaaaacacaaacacgctGAGGACCCTTTATCTGGAaataacacaacagacacacacctagAACACTCCGAGGAGTCCAGTCTTCATCACACTGTTTCTGAGGAGTCCagtgttcctcctcctctccctgaGGAGTCTACATCACCTCCTTGCGTCTCCTCTCCGACGGTGGATGAACCTGATCATCATGACTCTGGACTGGAAgatgtggaggagaagaagcaggAAGTTGCTGCAGGAGAAGCAGCGGAGCTTCACACTGAAG CTCTCATCAGTGGTCCTCCTCTTGCTGGTTCCAGTCCAACAGAACCACAACAACCAGCAGCTCCCACAGTCCCagtccagtcctcccagtcctcgCAGCCCTCCAAGTTATCCCAATCCTTACAGTCCTCCCAATCCTCTCAGccctcccagtcctcccagccCTCCAAGTTATCCCAATCCTCCCAGCCCTCCCAATCCTCCCAGTCCAGGTTCTACAGTGTTTTGCTGAGGTCTGGAGCTGTGTGTCTGCCTG GTTCTATGGATCGGGCGGGTCGAGCCCTACTGACTGTTTCTACCTGCAGCTCCATGTGGTCCGACCCAGATTGTGACAGCGCTGAGTTGCTTCGCCTCCTGCTCTACTACACCTCCACCCTCAG GAAACAGACAAGAGCTTCTGGTCTGACGGTGCTGATGGACGCCCGCAGAGCTGCACCTGCTGCTGCCATGTTCTCGGCCCTGCGGTTGCTGCAG GAGGACTCTCCAGCCTCCATCCACTCTGTGTTCATTCTGGCTAACAAGGACTCAGCTGTACGTCTGGACAAACCTGCAGCCACTCAG gtggagGTGTTAACCTCCCTGAAGTCACTTCAGAAACACGTGGAGCTTCATCAGCTTCCTGCACAGTTTGGAGGATCCCTCAGTTTCAGTCAGAGCAGCTGGATCAGCTTCAGATCA AGAGTGGAGCAGCTCACCTCCCAGTGTGAAGACGTCATCAACCTGCTGCAGAAAACCATCAACATCCTGCAGGCCACAGCTCTACCTGCTACTgtacag GATgccgagctgctgctgtccaggtACAGATCAGTGATGTGCAGCATCCTGGAGGACGGCCGATtggtgcagctgcagcaggagggcGGAGCTTCTCTGTTGCGGCTCCGCAGGGAGGAGGGCGGAGTCAGCAGGACGGAGGAGCAGCGGGCGGCGGTGGAGGCGGTGACGTCTCTGTACGACCAGGTGGACGAGCTGCTGCACCACCTGGTGACCCTGTCCAACTCCAGGACCCAGGAGATCGCCTTCATCAGGGACTTCTGGAGCCTGGAGCAGGGCTTCAGCCAG gtgAGGTCGTGGCTGCAGGACGTCGGTGAGGTTCGTCTGAAGGCTCTGGATGAACCTGAAGATTCTCTGGAGCTTCTCATAAGAAAACAGCAGGACTTCAGGGAGTTCTACACAACGGCATAT GACCAGTGTAAACGAGGAGAGGACCTCCTCTCAGGTGTGGACCAGTGGGAGGTTCCATCTGCAGACCTCCAGGTGTATGAGGTCCAGGTTCACTCCTTCTGGGCTCAGCTGCAGGACTTCTCCCAGCGGGTCAATAGCACTAGACAGAACATCGAGCGGGCCGTGCAGCTGTTCCGCTTCCTGGACCAG GCCTATGGCTGGGCGTTGGAGGGTATGCGTCACCTAGCTGGGATCAGCATGGAGGACTGCACGCTGCCGGACAAATGCCaggctgtgattggctgcctgGAGGGCTACCACCGCCAGCACCCACCAATCCCAGACGGCCGCTTCCAGGAGATGAAGGCGGCGGCGGGGGAGCTGCGGGGCGAGAGGGGCCTCCGCCAGTGGAGCTTCGCCTGGTCCAAGTGTCAGGAGACCAAGAAGATGTTCGACAGGAAGATGGAGGCGGCGCTCAGGACTCGAGACTCCGCCCAGTGCCGCCGCTCTGACTCCGCCCTCAGCTGGAGCTCTGCCTCCTCCAGGAAGAGTCTGTCAGGACTGTGGGGGGTCCTAGagacctcctcttcctcctcctgcacccCCAAGGAGGACACAGACTCATCTTCACCTCATCGTAGCTCCGCCTCCCTGCTACCTGTCTCCTCCACACCTTGTAGCTCCGCCTCCACGCTCCCCCTCACCTCCTCACCTCGTAGCTCCGCCTCCCCTCCCACCCCCCAGCACACGCCCCTCCTGCAGCGTCTGTTCcgcagctcctcctcttccgAGGAGTCGTCTGAGCGGGTGGAGGTCTGCTCCTCCAGCCTCCCTCGCCTCGCCTCCTCGTCCTCCATCCTGTCCTCCTGTCGGCGGCAGCAGCTGAGGAAGACGCAGAGCTTCGACTGCCCCTCCACCCCCTCCACCCCTGAGGCGCCGCGCTACGGCCCGTGTCCTCGCGCCCTCAGCGAGCCGGTGCGCCGAGGAAACACCGGCGTGTTCATCCGCGGCCTGGAGGTGAGCAGCACCGAGGCGGCCGACCACACGCTGTGCCCCAGGACGGCTGCTCACGGCTGGGCAGGAACAGGACCGAGGAGCCCCGGGACGCCTGGAACCCCCAGAACCCCCGGGAGCCCTGCGGACCCACGACCCAGAGGAAG taAGCTGCGCCACATCGTGGAGGAGATGGTGACCACGGAGCGTGACTACGTGCGCTCTCTGCGCTACATCATCCACCACTACTTCCCTGAGATGGACCGGACTGACCTTCCTCAGGACCTCAGGGGAAAACGATCCGTGGTCTTCGGGAACCTGGAGAAGCTGCTGGACTTCCACAGCCAGTTCTTCCTCAGAGAGCTGGAGGCCTGCTGGAAGCACCCACTGAGGGTCCCTCACTGCTTCCTCAGACAC cAGGAACAGTTCAGTCTTTATGCTCTGTACAGCAAGAACAAGCCGAAGTCTGACGCTCTGCTGGCCCATCATGGACTCTCCTTCTTCAGG AGGAAGCAGCTGGAGCTGGGTGATAAGATGGACCTGTCCTCCTACCTGCTGAAGCCCATCCAGAGGATGAGTAAATAcgctctgctgctgtctgacctCATGAAGGAGGTGGGTGTGGCTCAGGAGGCAGAGCTTATCGCCCTGCAAGCCGCCACCAACATGGTCAAGTTCCAGCTTCGCCATGGCAACGACCTACTGGCCATGGACGCCATCCAAGACTGTGAC GTGAACCTGAAGGAACAGGGTCAGCTGATCCGGCAGGACGAGTTCACAGTCTGCAGCGGCAGGAGGAAATGTCAACGCCACATCTTCCTGTTCGAGGAGCTCGTCCTCTTCAGCAAACCCAAGAAGATGGAGGGAGGCCTGGACGTGTTCATCTACAAACACTCCTTCAAG ACGGCCGATGTGGGTCTGACGGAGTCCACGGGGGACAGCGGGCTGAGGTTTGAGATCTGGTTCAGGAGGAGGACGTCCAAGAACCAGACCTTCATCCTGCAGGCATCTTCAGCAGACGTGAAGCTGGCGTGGACCAGCGACATCGCCAGGATCCTCTGGACCCAGGCCACCAGGAACAAAG AGATGCGTCTGAAGGAGATGGTGTCCATGGGCGTCGGGAACAAACCCTTCCTGGACATCCAGCCGAGCGACGCCGCCATCAGCGACCGAGCGGTTCACTACATTATGAAGAGCAGAG GTGCCAGAACTCGAGCCTCCATCGCCGTCTCCGTCTTCGACCACTCCAATCCCTTCAAACGAGGAGCGGTGACGTCCGACTCTGCAGCTCCAGGACCGTCTTCGTCCAGCCTGCTGGGGCCCCTCAACCTGCACATGTACAG TCAGACGCTTCCTTCTCCTCCGGCCGCTCAGAGCTCCTTCAACGCCTCCTGTATCGAGGAGGATGAGCAGGAACACGAGACCAGCAGCCAGCCATCCATGA CCACAGAGAGTTCTGGCTCATCGTCTCGCTGCCTCTCTGGCTCCACCGGCTCCGACAGCGGCTGCGTCTCCTCCCACCTGCAGGAGGCGCTGCAGGAGGAGCCCCGCCCACACAGCCAGAACTCcgcctcctgctcctcctccagcaAGCAGCGAATCAGCAACCAGTACCTCTCATCTGTAAGTACCTCTCTT aaagctgcagctgtcaTCAGTCCAGCCACCGTCGTTTGA